A section of the Ovis canadensis isolate MfBH-ARS-UI-01 breed Bighorn chromosome 1, ARS-UI_OviCan_v2, whole genome shotgun sequence genome encodes:
- the LOC138436300 gene encoding cystatin-B, whose amino-acid sequence MTAAPGPGARLRSTTPASVRCSASVRCSGSVRCSRVTAARCPHAPAPPAAEMMCGAPSATQPATAETQAIADKVKSQLEEKENKKFPVFKALEFKSQLVAGKNYFIKVQVDEDDFMHIRVFESLPHENKPVALTSYQTNKGRHDELTYF is encoded by the exons ATGACCGCCGCGCCAGGTCCGGGCGCTCGACTCCGCTCGACCACTCCCGCGAGTGTCCGCTGCTCCGCGAGTGTCCGCTGCTCCGGGAGTGTCCGCTGCTCCCGCGTGACCGCCGCCCGGTGTCCACACGCTCCCGCCCCGCCTGCCGCCGAGATGATGTGCGGAGCGCCTTCCGCCACGCAGCCGGCCACGGCCGAGACCCAGGCTATCGCCGACAAG gtGAAGTCccagctggaggagaaggagaacaAGAAGTTCCCAGTGTTCAAGGCACTGGAGTTCAAAAGCCAGTTGGTTGCTGGGAAGAACTATTTCATCAAG GTTCAAGTGGACGAGGATGACTTCATGCACATCCGAGTGTTTGAAAGCCTCCCGCACGAGAACAAGCCTGTGGCCTTGACCAGCTACCAGACCAACAAAGGCAGGCATGACGAGCTGACCTACTTCTAG